A window of Leptospira brenneri contains these coding sequences:
- the rpoB gene encoding DNA-directed RNA polymerase subunit beta, giving the protein MHTRMQIRNRVNFGKITDLNLLPNLIYVQKKSFDWFLQSEVKDPTKRLNQGLEAVFRESFPIESPNNDMVMEYGHYILGEPKRDPQECKDTDSSFAVPLKAVIRLIIKDTGEIREQVVYMGDLPVMTDHGTFIINGAERVVVSQLHRSPGIFFSYDQVRDTFSARVIPYRGSWLEFEMDNKGILVAKIDRKKKFPATLLVKAMGMGTNEEVLRLFYGSSKMKIAGANPKDLKRLIGRRTIADIINMETGEVMLDAGSKINEDNISILREMKVKDVDVIEFPKGKDNPVLINCLEKDGVNDYEDAVKKFHTIMRPGEPSTIENAEAELKRLFFSPKTFDLGIVGRYKINSKFEFNNPKEFAKAEDRVLRKQDIIETVRYLVMLMSEAENYYPDDIDHLGNRRIRSVGELIANQLKLGFSRVERVIKERMTVQEPEQQTPQLLISIKPITAVINEFFGSSQLSQFMDQTNPLAELTHKRRLNALGPGGLSRDRAGFEVRDVHYSHYGRMCPIETPEGPNIGLILSMSSFARVNDYGFIETPYRLVKNGKVQKQVEYLTADKEEYHYMAQSNSTVDDKGEFTSKLISTRHRGDFPFRSPSEIQYMDLAPLQVVSVSTALIPFLEHDDANRALMGSNMQRQAVPLLTEEAPFVGTGMESRAAYDAGVCIVAKKDGVVSKVDATGVWIKEDQSKEISHYPLIKFKKTNQGTCFNQKPNVSMLHTTTGGKVSKVSKERVELTSPNGEKETHELFHSEDVQYVSVVKEGQDLGIGAPVAGQIIKGEKYGEFGQILQKGTVLANGPSTDAGYLALGRNVLVAFMPWEGYNFEDAILISERIIKDDVFSSIHIEEFEIQARETKLGQEQITRDIPNLSDKAFRDLDESGVIRVGAEVKPGDILVGMVTPKGETDLTPEYKLLHSIFGEKAKEVRDSSLRMPNGFEGTVIDIKRYSRETGDELAAGVEEMVKVYVARKRKLLVGDKMAGRHGNKGVVARVMAQEDMPYMEDGTPVDIVLNPLGVPSRMNLGQIFETQLGFAAKKLGINFETPVFDGASEGDVHEFCKKAGLPENSKFQLYDGRTGEKFINQVFCGYIYMLKLAHLVDDKIHARSTGPYSLVTQQPLGGKAQFGGQRLGEMEVWALEAYGASHTLQELLTIKSDDMLGRARIYEAIVKGIHSIKPGIPESFNVLVQELRGLALDIIIKDSEGLEVDISDYEDEFSKNKKKIKFETIENV; this is encoded by the coding sequence ATGCATACCCGAATGCAAATTAGAAACCGGGTAAATTTCGGTAAAATTACCGACCTCAATTTACTTCCTAATCTTATCTACGTACAGAAAAAATCCTTTGATTGGTTTCTCCAGTCGGAAGTGAAAGATCCGACAAAACGTTTGAACCAAGGATTGGAAGCCGTGTTTCGCGAGTCTTTTCCAATCGAATCGCCAAACAACGATATGGTCATGGAATATGGCCATTATATTTTGGGAGAGCCGAAACGCGATCCACAAGAATGCAAAGACACTGATTCTTCCTTTGCTGTTCCACTAAAAGCAGTCATCCGACTCATCATCAAAGATACCGGAGAGATCCGGGAACAAGTTGTCTACATGGGAGACCTTCCTGTGATGACAGACCACGGAACTTTCATCATCAATGGTGCGGAAAGGGTAGTGGTGAGCCAGCTTCATAGATCCCCTGGTATTTTCTTTTCGTACGACCAAGTGCGAGATACTTTCTCCGCTCGTGTGATTCCTTACCGTGGATCTTGGTTGGAATTCGAGATGGACAACAAGGGAATCCTTGTTGCAAAAATCGATCGTAAGAAAAAATTCCCAGCAACCCTTCTTGTAAAAGCGATGGGTATGGGAACGAACGAAGAAGTTCTTCGTCTTTTCTACGGATCTTCTAAAATGAAGATCGCCGGAGCCAATCCAAAAGACCTCAAACGTCTGATTGGTCGCCGAACTATCGCTGATATCATCAATATGGAAACCGGAGAGGTAATGCTCGATGCTGGTTCCAAAATCAATGAGGATAATATCTCCATTCTTCGTGAAATGAAGGTAAAAGATGTGGATGTCATTGAATTTCCAAAAGGAAAAGACAATCCGGTTCTCATCAACTGTTTGGAAAAAGACGGTGTTAACGATTACGAAGATGCTGTTAAAAAATTCCATACGATCATGAGACCAGGGGAACCTTCTACGATTGAAAACGCAGAAGCAGAACTGAAACGCCTCTTTTTCTCACCTAAAACTTTTGATTTAGGAATTGTTGGTCGTTATAAAATCAATAGTAAATTCGAATTCAACAATCCAAAAGAATTCGCAAAAGCCGAAGACCGAGTTTTAAGAAAACAAGACATCATCGAAACCGTTCGTTACCTTGTGATGCTTATGTCAGAAGCAGAAAACTACTATCCGGATGATATTGACCACTTAGGAAACAGAAGGATCCGTTCGGTGGGTGAGCTCATTGCCAACCAATTGAAACTTGGATTCTCTCGTGTGGAACGAGTGATCAAAGAAAGGATGACAGTTCAGGAGCCAGAACAACAAACTCCTCAACTTCTCATCTCCATCAAACCAATCACTGCTGTGATCAATGAGTTTTTTGGATCTTCACAACTTTCTCAGTTTATGGACCAAACAAACCCGCTTGCTGAACTTACCCACAAACGTAGGTTAAACGCACTTGGGCCAGGGGGACTATCTCGTGACCGCGCTGGTTTCGAAGTTCGTGACGTTCATTATTCTCACTATGGTCGTATGTGCCCAATTGAAACACCGGAAGGTCCAAACATTGGTCTCATTCTTTCCATGTCTAGTTTTGCAAGAGTAAACGATTATGGGTTCATTGAAACTCCATACCGCCTTGTAAAAAACGGAAAAGTGCAAAAACAAGTCGAGTATCTCACTGCAGACAAAGAAGAATACCACTATATGGCACAGTCCAATTCGACTGTAGATGATAAGGGTGAATTTACATCCAAACTCATCTCTACTCGCCATAGAGGGGACTTCCCATTCCGTAGCCCATCAGAGATCCAATATATGGATCTAGCTCCGCTCCAAGTAGTTTCTGTTTCGACAGCTCTCATTCCATTCCTCGAGCATGATGATGCGAACCGCGCTCTTATGGGTTCGAACATGCAACGCCAAGCGGTTCCTCTTTTAACAGAAGAGGCTCCTTTTGTGGGAACTGGTATGGAATCTCGTGCCGCTTACGATGCGGGAGTTTGTATCGTTGCTAAAAAAGACGGTGTGGTTTCTAAAGTAGATGCTACTGGTGTTTGGATCAAAGAAGACCAATCCAAAGAGATCTCTCATTACCCACTGATTAAATTCAAAAAAACCAACCAAGGAACTTGTTTTAACCAAAAACCAAACGTGTCTATGTTACATACAACGACTGGTGGAAAGGTAAGTAAAGTTTCTAAGGAGAGAGTGGAACTCACTTCTCCTAACGGTGAAAAAGAAACACATGAACTTTTCCATTCGGAAGATGTACAATATGTATCCGTTGTCAAAGAAGGCCAAGACTTAGGAATTGGCGCTCCTGTTGCTGGACAAATCATCAAGGGTGAAAAATACGGAGAATTTGGACAAATCCTACAAAAAGGAACTGTCCTTGCAAATGGTCCGTCCACTGATGCTGGTTATTTGGCACTAGGTAGAAACGTCCTTGTGGCATTTATGCCATGGGAAGGTTACAACTTTGAGGATGCGATTCTCATTTCGGAACGAATCATCAAAGACGATGTTTTCTCTTCGATCCACATTGAAGAATTCGAAATCCAAGCTCGTGAGACGAAACTAGGACAAGAACAAATCACTCGTGACATTCCAAACCTTTCGGACAAAGCGTTCCGTGATTTGGATGAGTCTGGTGTGATTCGTGTAGGTGCAGAAGTAAAACCTGGTGATATCCTTGTGGGTATGGTGACTCCAAAAGGAGAAACCGACCTCACCCCAGAATATAAATTATTACACTCCATCTTTGGAGAAAAGGCAAAAGAAGTAAGAGATTCTTCTCTTCGTATGCCAAACGGTTTTGAAGGAACTGTGATCGATATCAAACGTTATTCCCGTGAAACGGGCGATGAACTCGCTGCAGGTGTGGAAGAAATGGTAAAAGTCTACGTGGCACGCAAACGTAAACTCCTCGTGGGTGATAAGATGGCGGGTCGTCACGGAAACAAAGGAGTCGTGGCCCGTGTGATGGCACAAGAAGATATGCCATACATGGAAGACGGAACTCCTGTTGATATCGTGTTAAACCCACTTGGGGTTCCTTCTCGTATGAACCTCGGCCAGATTTTTGAAACGCAACTTGGTTTTGCGGCCAAAAAACTAGGGATCAATTTTGAAACTCCTGTATTTGATGGAGCTTCAGAAGGTGATGTTCATGAATTCTGCAAAAAAGCGGGATTACCAGAAAACAGCAAATTTCAGTTATACGACGGAAGAACGGGAGAAAAATTCATCAACCAAGTATTCTGCGGATATATTTACATGTTGAAACTGGCTCACTTGGTGGATGATAAAATTCACGCAAGATCCACTGGACCTTACTCACTTGTTACGCAACAACCACTCGGTGGTAAGGCGCAGTTCGGGGGACAAAGGCTCGGTGAGATGGAAGTATGGGCACTCGAAGCGTATGGTGCATCACACACCTTGCAAGAGTTACTCACTATCAAGTCCGATGACATGTTAGGGCGGGCAAGAATTTACGAAGCGATTGTAAAAGGAATCCACTCGATCAAACCGGGAATTCCAGAATCATTCAACGTTCTTGTGCAAGAACTCCGCGGACTCGCTCTTGATATCATTATCAAAGACTCCGAAGGATTGGAAGTGGATATCTCTGATTACGAAGATGAATTCTCGAAAAACAAAAAGAAAATTAAATTCGAGACCATCGAAAACGTTTAG